A section of the Daphnia magna isolate NIES unplaced genomic scaffold, ASM2063170v1.1 Dm_contigs239, whole genome shotgun sequence genome encodes:
- the LOC116935869 gene encoding DNA-binding protein RFX5-like: MFCSMASKKIVSNLLLEVDKLSDTERLLLYYKLPLGRSTDIDPLRMPLNPLGSRPEIMQTVVRIQTHLEEDVEVSLPKQEVYEEYGAYCTENVIKPFSTADFGKVMKQVFPNVISQYKV, translated from the exons ATGTTTTGCAGTATGGCatcaaagaaaattgtttctaaCCTGCTCCTTGAAGTCGACAAATTATCCGACACTGAACGCTTGCTTCTCTACTACAAGTTACCCCTGGGCAGGTCTACTGATATAGATCCTTTGAGAAT GCCGTTAAATCCTCTTGGAAGTCGACCGGAAATCATGCAAACGGTTGTTCGGATTCAAACTCATTTGGAGGAAGATGTTGAGGTGTCGCTTCCCAAACAAGAGGTCTATGAAGAATACGg GGCCTATTGTACTGAAAATGTCATAAAACCGTTCTCCACTGCCGACTTTGGAAAAGTTATGAAGCAAGTGTTCCCTaatgttatttcccaatacaaagtg
- the LOC116931779 gene encoding rho-associated protein kinase 1-like: MVGENNTWSCRPRRSSFIIQRETSRTDPVLILDLNKVFHVRSVTQGDVIRADAKEIPRIFQILYAGEGESRKPDESTPPPDLVGREEKPGTVNHKGHELVAISFHMPTTCEVCSKPLWHMFRPHLPLSAAGVASKFTKNIWISVRKLSLSAKSTTILIQPKRCSY; encoded by the exons ATGGTTGGCGAAAACAATACGTGGTCGTGTCGTCCAAGAAGATCTTCTTTTATAATTCAGAGAGAGACAAGCAGAACCGATCCCGTTCTCATCCTAGACTTGAACAAAGTCTTCCACGTCCGTTCTGTTACACAGGGCGATGTCATACGCGCTGATGCCAAAGAGATTCCCCGTATTTTTCAGATTCTCTACGCCGGCGAAG GCGAATCTCGTAAACCAGACGAGAGCACCCCACCGCCGGATTTAGTCGGTCGTGAGGAAAAACCTGGAACTGTTAATCACAAAGGCCACGAACTTGTGGCTATTAGTTTCCACATGCCAACCACTTGTGAAGTGTGCTCAAAACCTTTGTGGCATATGTTCCGACCCCACCTGCCCTTGAGTGCCGCCGGTGTCGCATCAAAG TTCACAAAGAACATTTGGATAAGCGTGAGGAAATTATCGCTCTCTGCAAAGTCCACTACGATCCTAATACAGCCAAAGAGATGCTCTTATTAG